TTTTTAAATATGTGTTCTTTCGTATCAACTGCGAAGGCTGATGTAGTATTAAAAGCAGTTACTAGTAGTAAAGTAGATAGACCTTTTTTCATTGTGCTGTTCATAATTAAACCTTTTATATTTTTAATTGCAGCTAATTTAGAATCGCAAATGATTTTTAGTAAGCTGCTTGTTGATGACGGTTTAAAGAATATCGCTGAATTTACTGAGAGTCGCTTATCTAGTTATGAGCAATTAATAGATAAGGTTTTAATCGTATTTAATTGTTTTAATTTAGTGGGTTAGCGTAAAACCTTATATTGTTGATATAAGGTTTTAAATGCTTTTTATACACAATAATGAGTTGATGTGGTACGGTTTATAAAAATAAAAATACCTAAAGACTATGAATTATCAAATCGGACCTTGGCAATTTATAAGTAATCGCTGTGTGATTACTTCAAATAACTTAGAAAGGGAATTAGATCCACTTTTAGTAAAGTTATTACTGCACTTTGTAAATAAGCCTCAACAAATAGTTTCCCGCCAAGCGCTAATCGAAAGTGTGTGGCAGCAAAGCTTTGTTGACGATAACGCGATTAACCGAGCTATCTCAGAGCTAAGAAAACAGCTTGCTCATCCAACTGAAAAAGCACCGCTTTTAAAAACGCATTACCGTAAAGGATATAGCCTTACGGTAATACCTGAACAGTTAACACGAGAAAGCGTTACTGAAAAGCCTGTAAACTCAATATCTGATTCGGCTACTGAAACAACAAATAGTGATGATTTTACTGCTGCAACTATTTCAAAACCGGTTCCAGAAAAGAACATCAAAACGCTTTTGGCTTATACGTTATTAGTCATCACCTGTATTTGCTCTATTGTGTGGTTGGTACTGTTTTATACAAGTGAAGGCGCTGGTGATGTAGTTAAACAAGTTACGGTAAATAAGGTTGCGAGTACGTGGAATATAGGTAGTGAGGTTCATCCCGAGCTATCTTCAGATAAACACTATTTAGCTTATACCAATGTTGAACCTGAACAGGATTTTAATCGTGCATTTGTTAAGCGACTTTCTGATCAGCGAGAAGTAGAAATTACATACCCTGGTTTTCAGGTATCTATTTTATCGTGGCAGCTAAATCAACATGCTGTGCTATTACAAGCGACAAACTTAAAACAGCAGCAATGCGAAATGGTATTAGTTGATTTAAGCCAGTTTCCTATTATTGGAGACGCTAAACTTATAAAAAAATGTGACCTCAGATACACAGGTTATGCGCAATTAGATCAAAATGGTGAGTATGTTTATTATACCGAATACAAAAATGAGCAAGATGGCTCAGGGTTATACAAATTTGATTTAGAATTACAAAAGGAGTCGATTGTTATTCCTCCGCCAGGTGTAATGTATGGTGTAATAATGCCGCGTTTATCTCATTCGGGTAATAAAATAGCGTACATACTAAGCCAAAAAGGCCAGCCATTTTCTGTATTTAGTTACGACTTTAACACACGTGAGACTAAGCGATTATTTAAGGCAAAGAGAAGAGCCATCAGTTTCGCGTTCGATTGGCTTTCAAATGATCAAGGCGTTATTGTGTTTGAAGACTCTGATCTTTCAAGCATTACGTTTAATGAAAATAATATAATTAAACATACTCTGAATGTTACCCCCGCAATTTCACCTTATTATATTGCAGTTCAGTCTGCTAATAGTCTGTTTTATTCAGCAAATAAAACACAAGCATTTTCATTAATTAAAGCAACAGATACCTTTGGCGACAATCCAGCTTATGAACCTTTGTATAAAAGTGATAATGACGACTACAGTATTGTTGAAGTAATAAATAAAGCAGGGCCAGCGCATGTTTTTGTATCAGAGCGCTCTGGTAGCAGCCAATTATGGATTGCTCAAAATGGGCTAACTAAGCAACTTAGTTTTTTTAATTACGACGATGACTCCTCTACCTATAAATTAAGAGGGTTAAAAGTATCTCCTAATAAGAGGCGTATATTATTAATAAAAAATAAGCGCTTTTCACTTTATGACCTAAGTACGCAAAAATTCTACCCGTTAGAGATGTTAAGTGGGCGTAAAATAGAGAGTTATATTTGGTCAAAAAATAACGAAAGTATTATTTATATTGAGCAGCTTGATTCAAAAAATAGAGTCGTTGAGTTGAACTTGCTAACCCGAGATACTCGCGTAATTGAAGACATTAAAGCCAATAAGCTCATTTCAGATAGTGAAGGGAATGCTTACGCAATAACACTTGATCAGTTAATTCGTCTCGCAGATAAGCAAAGCTGGGCATTACCTAAAAATGCCAGAAAGGCGAATGTATATGGAGTAAGCAAAGACTATTTTTATTACTCAGATTCTATTTCAAGAATTGCTAGGCTCAATTTAAAAGAGGGTACCATGCAAGATACACACGTGGACTTTCGGCCTATAACCTTTGAGGTGAGTTCAGATAACGAAATTTTATTTACGGGTGCTAAATACAAAGATATGCAAATTATACAAATTAGTTGGGATGAATAAAAATTTATCAAGGACTAGCAGTTGGG
This DNA window, taken from Pseudoalteromonas marina, encodes the following:
- a CDS encoding winged helix-turn-helix domain-containing protein; translated protein: MNYQIGPWQFISNRCVITSNNLERELDPLLVKLLLHFVNKPQQIVSRQALIESVWQQSFVDDNAINRAISELRKQLAHPTEKAPLLKTHYRKGYSLTVIPEQLTRESVTEKPVNSISDSATETTNSDDFTAATISKPVPEKNIKTLLAYTLLVITCICSIVWLVLFYTSEGAGDVVKQVTVNKVASTWNIGSEVHPELSSDKHYLAYTNVEPEQDFNRAFVKRLSDQREVEITYPGFQVSILSWQLNQHAVLLQATNLKQQQCEMVLVDLSQFPIIGDAKLIKKCDLRYTGYAQLDQNGEYVYYTEYKNEQDGSGLYKFDLELQKESIVIPPPGVMYGVIMPRLSHSGNKIAYILSQKGQPFSVFSYDFNTRETKRLFKAKRRAISFAFDWLSNDQGVIVFEDSDLSSITFNENNIIKHTLNVTPAISPYYIAVQSANSLFYSANKTQAFSLIKATDTFGDNPAYEPLYKSDNDDYSIVEVINKAGPAHVFVSERSGSSQLWIAQNGLTKQLSFFNYDDDSSTYKLRGLKVSPNKRRILLIKNKRFSLYDLSTQKFYPLEMLSGRKIESYIWSKNNESIIYIEQLDSKNRVVELNLLTRDTRVIEDIKANKLISDSEGNAYAITLDQLIRLADKQSWALPKNARKANVYGVSKDYFYYSDSISRIARLNLKEGTMQDTHVDFRPITFEVSSDNEILFTGAKYKDMQIIQISWDE